One Micromonospora craniellae genomic region harbors:
- the smc gene encoding chromosome segregation protein SMC produces the protein MHLKSLTVKGFKSFASATTLKLEPGITCVVGPNGSGKSNVVDAIAWVLGEQGAKALRGGKMEDVIFAGTAGRAPLGRAEVTLTIDNTDGALPIEYTEVSITRRMFRSGESEYEINGDSCRLLDIQELLSDSGIGREMHIIVGQGRLDGMLHAKPEDRRAFIEEAAGVLKHRKRKEKALRKLDAMQTNLNRLTDLTAELRRQLKPLGRQAEVARRAAVIQANLRDARLRLLADDLATLRTTLDKEIADETALRQRREQVEAEHAEVQFRLGELEEALASDAPLLAAAQDTWYKLAALQERFRSIEQLALERLRHLSATPDDERPGRDPEQLEAEAERVREQEEDLRAALTEDQIRLAEAVEHRQELERQLAAAERELVAAAKAIADRREGLARLTGQVNSARARTTSAGEEIERLAAAHTDALARAERAQADLDAVAEQSTEADRDNADLDTRHAEAVSAQEKAQATVRSLSDAERAAEKDAATWKAREEALALGLRRKDGAGALLARADQVPGLLGSLAGLLTVAPGHEAALAAALGGLADAVAVSGVDEAVEAMRLLKISDAGRAGLLVGSPAGPGMSGSADALRPKLPDRAHWAPDLVDCDAQIRPAVHRTLRDVVLVDDLAAATEVVTVNPELRAVTREGDVVGAYAAAGGSAKAPSYIEVQAAVEEARANRLTAERGSADLRDRLVQARAEVAAAKEVVQHAAAAKREAESHRNAAARRLAELGAAARSAKAETDRLGESRSRAEAARERDLTALAELEERLRLAEATPIDAEPSTEERDQLAAMVPQARQNEMEVRLAVRTAEERVASIAGRADSLRRQAAAERAARERAAARRAARTRGAGIARAVAGGARAALTRLTTSIARAEEHRDAVARERATREAELQEVRAAAKRLGGELDRLTSQVHRDEVARAEQRLRIEQLEAKAAEDFGLTVETLIAEYGPGQPVPPTGAEVAAAERDGLPVPEPVRYERPVQEKRAAKAERELTLLGKVNPLALEEFAALEERYKFLSEQLEDLKATRRDLLTVVKDVDDRILEVFASAFADTAREFEQVFEVLFPGGEGRLILTEPDDMLTTGVEVEARPPGKKIKRLSLLSGGERSLTAVAMLVAIFRARPSPFYIMDEVEAALDDVNLGRLITLMAQLREKSQLIVITHQKRTMEIADALYGVTMRGGVTQVISQRLNRADTDDERHGRGEENG, from the coding sequence GTGCATCTCAAGAGCCTGACGGTGAAGGGCTTCAAATCCTTCGCCTCCGCGACGACGCTCAAGCTGGAGCCGGGGATCACCTGCGTGGTGGGCCCCAACGGCTCCGGCAAGTCCAACGTCGTCGACGCCATCGCATGGGTGCTCGGTGAACAGGGCGCGAAGGCCCTGCGGGGCGGCAAGATGGAGGACGTCATCTTCGCCGGCACCGCCGGTCGGGCCCCGCTCGGCCGGGCCGAGGTGACGCTGACCATCGACAACACCGACGGCGCCCTGCCGATCGAGTACACCGAGGTCTCCATCACCCGCCGGATGTTCCGCTCCGGCGAGAGCGAGTACGAGATCAACGGGGACTCCTGCCGGCTGCTCGACATCCAGGAACTGCTCTCCGACTCCGGCATCGGCCGGGAGATGCACATCATCGTCGGCCAGGGCCGGCTCGACGGCATGCTGCACGCCAAGCCCGAGGACCGGCGGGCGTTCATCGAGGAGGCGGCCGGCGTCCTCAAGCACCGCAAGCGCAAGGAAAAGGCGCTGCGCAAGCTCGACGCGATGCAGACCAACCTGAACCGGCTCACCGACCTCACCGCCGAACTGCGCCGCCAACTCAAGCCGCTCGGCCGGCAGGCCGAGGTGGCCCGCCGGGCCGCCGTGATCCAGGCCAACCTGCGGGACGCGCGGCTGCGGCTGCTCGCCGACGACCTGGCCACCCTGCGTACCACGTTGGACAAGGAGATCGCCGACGAGACGGCGCTGCGCCAGCGACGGGAGCAGGTGGAGGCCGAGCACGCCGAGGTGCAGTTCCGCCTCGGCGAGTTGGAGGAGGCGCTGGCCTCCGACGCGCCGCTGCTGGCCGCCGCCCAGGACACCTGGTACAAGCTCGCTGCCCTCCAGGAACGGTTTCGCTCGATCGAGCAACTCGCGCTGGAACGGCTGCGGCACCTCAGCGCGACCCCCGACGACGAGCGTCCCGGCCGTGACCCGGAGCAGTTGGAGGCCGAGGCCGAGCGGGTCCGCGAGCAGGAGGAGGACCTGCGCGCGGCGCTCACCGAGGACCAGATCCGGCTCGCCGAGGCGGTCGAGCACCGCCAGGAGCTGGAACGCCAGCTCGCCGCGGCGGAGCGGGAACTGGTCGCCGCGGCGAAGGCGATCGCCGACCGGCGGGAGGGGCTGGCCCGGCTCACCGGGCAGGTGAACTCCGCCCGTGCCCGGACCACCAGCGCCGGTGAGGAGATCGAACGACTCGCCGCCGCGCACACCGACGCGCTGGCCCGCGCCGAGCGGGCCCAGGCCGACCTGGACGCGGTCGCCGAGCAGTCCACCGAGGCGGACCGCGACAACGCCGACCTGGACACCCGGCACGCCGAGGCGGTCAGCGCCCAGGAGAAGGCGCAGGCGACCGTACGGTCGCTCTCCGACGCCGAGCGGGCGGCGGAGAAGGACGCTGCCACCTGGAAGGCGCGGGAGGAGGCGCTCGCCCTGGGCCTGCGCCGCAAGGATGGCGCCGGCGCGCTGCTGGCCCGCGCCGACCAGGTGCCCGGACTGCTGGGCAGCCTCGCCGGCCTGCTCACCGTCGCCCCCGGCCACGAGGCCGCGCTGGCCGCCGCGCTCGGCGGGCTCGCCGACGCGGTCGCGGTCAGCGGGGTGGACGAGGCCGTCGAGGCGATGCGACTGCTGAAGATCTCCGACGCCGGGCGGGCCGGCCTGCTCGTCGGCAGCCCGGCCGGGCCGGGGATGTCCGGTTCGGCCGACGCGCTGCGTCCCAAGCTGCCCGACCGCGCGCACTGGGCTCCGGACCTGGTGGACTGTGACGCGCAGATCCGACCGGCGGTGCACCGGACGTTGCGCGACGTGGTGCTGGTCGACGACCTCGCCGCCGCGACCGAGGTGGTCACGGTCAACCCCGAGCTGCGGGCGGTCACCCGGGAGGGAGACGTCGTCGGGGCGTACGCGGCGGCCGGCGGCTCGGCGAAGGCACCCAGCTACATCGAGGTGCAGGCGGCCGTCGAGGAGGCCCGGGCCAACCGGCTCACCGCCGAACGGGGCAGTGCCGACCTGCGCGACCGACTCGTGCAGGCGCGGGCCGAGGTGGCCGCCGCCAAGGAGGTGGTGCAGCACGCCGCCGCCGCCAAGCGGGAGGCGGAGAGTCACCGCAACGCCGCTGCCCGCCGGCTGGCCGAACTGGGGGCCGCCGCCCGGTCGGCGAAGGCGGAGACCGACCGGCTCGGCGAGTCCCGGTCGCGTGCCGAGGCGGCCCGGGAACGGGACCTGACCGCCCTGGCCGAGCTGGAGGAGCGGCTGCGGCTGGCCGAGGCGACCCCGATCGACGCCGAACCGTCCACCGAGGAACGTGACCAGCTCGCCGCGATGGTGCCGCAGGCCCGGCAGAACGAGATGGAGGTCCGGCTCGCGGTGCGTACCGCCGAGGAGCGGGTGGCGTCCATCGCCGGGCGAGCCGACTCGCTGCGCCGGCAGGCCGCCGCCGAACGGGCGGCGCGGGAACGGGCGGCGGCGCGGCGGGCCGCGCGTACCCGGGGCGCGGGCATCGCCCGGGCGGTGGCCGGCGGCGCCCGGGCGGCACTGACCCGGCTGACCACCAGCATCGCCCGGGCGGAGGAGCACCGCGACGCGGTGGCGCGGGAACGGGCCACCCGCGAGGCGGAGCTGCAGGAGGTGCGGGCCGCCGCGAAACGGCTCGGCGGTGAACTGGACCGGCTGACCAGCCAGGTGCACCGGGACGAGGTGGCGCGGGCCGAGCAGCGGCTGCGCATCGAGCAGTTGGAGGCCAAGGCGGCCGAGGACTTCGGCCTGACCGTGGAGACCCTGATCGCCGAGTACGGCCCGGGGCAGCCGGTACCGCCGACCGGGGCCGAGGTGGCCGCCGCCGAACGCGACGGCCTGCCGGTGCCCGAGCCGGTCCGGTACGAGCGGCCGGTGCAGGAGAAGCGGGCCGCCAAGGCGGAACGGGAACTGACCCTGCTCGGCAAGGTCAACCCGCTCGCGCTGGAGGAGTTCGCCGCGCTGGAGGAACGGTACAAGTTCCTCTCGGAGCAGCTTGAGGACCTCAAGGCGACCCGGCGTGACCTGCTCACCGTGGTCAAGGACGTGGACGACCGCATCCTGGAGGTCTTCGCCAGCGCGTTCGCCGACACCGCGCGGGAGTTCGAGCAGGTCTTCGAGGTGCTGTTCCCCGGTGGCGAGGGCCGGCTGATCCTCACCGAGCCGGACGACATGCTGACCACCGGTGTGGAGGTCGAGGCCCGCCCGCCCGGTAAGAAGATCAAGCGGCTCTCGCTGCTCTCCGGCGGCGAGCGGTCGCTGACCGCGGTGGCGATGCTGGTGGCGATCTTCCGCGCCCGGCCCAGCCCGTTCTACATCATGGACGAGGTCGAGGCGGCGCTGGACGACGTCAACCTGGGTCGGCTGATCACGCTGATGGCCCAGTTGCGGGAGAAGAGCCAGCTCATCGTTATCACACACCAGAAACGGACCATGGAGATCGCCGACGCGTTGTACGGCGTGACCATGCGCGGCGGGGTCACCCAGGTGATCAGTCAACGGCTCAACCGGGCCGACACCGACGACGAGCGGCACGGCCGCGGCGAGGAGAACGGGTAG
- a CDS encoding phosphotransferase, with product MTRDDRAYAGWRDPSHPSQRLGRPYVTSQEIPLHGGNVSTVVRVGDTVRRNVGPWTPAVHALLRHLEYVGFTGAPRALGMDERNREVLSYLEGECGEYPLAPHWVTDEALVTVATMLRMFHDAQYGFAPPPQAVWRSFGPPPPDTEVICHHDAAPHNVIWRPDGTLGLIDFDLASPGARIYDVAYAAWTWVPVFSDRDSIILGWKHPDRPRRLRLFADAYGLIPRDRHRLIRTIRKRIVDHVEGIRRMAAAGEPAFVRIVHKGHLRRPMRDLRLLDYERHALEYALR from the coding sequence GTGACCAGAGACGATCGCGCGTACGCGGGCTGGCGCGACCCGAGCCACCCGTCGCAGCGCCTCGGGAGACCGTACGTGACTTCGCAGGAGATCCCGCTGCACGGCGGGAACGTGAGCACCGTCGTACGGGTGGGCGACACGGTGCGGCGCAACGTCGGGCCGTGGACGCCGGCCGTGCACGCTCTGCTGCGTCACCTGGAGTACGTCGGGTTCACCGGCGCACCCCGCGCCCTCGGCATGGACGAGCGCAACCGCGAGGTGCTGTCGTACCTGGAGGGGGAGTGCGGAGAGTACCCGCTGGCTCCGCACTGGGTCACCGACGAGGCCCTGGTGACCGTCGCCACCATGCTGCGGATGTTCCACGACGCGCAGTACGGCTTCGCCCCGCCCCCGCAGGCGGTGTGGCGCTCGTTCGGCCCGCCCCCACCGGACACCGAGGTCATCTGCCACCACGACGCCGCGCCGCACAACGTGATCTGGCGTCCGGACGGCACCCTCGGGCTGATCGACTTCGATCTCGCCTCACCCGGCGCGCGGATCTACGACGTGGCGTACGCGGCCTGGACCTGGGTGCCGGTCTTCTCGGACCGGGACTCGATCATCCTCGGCTGGAAGCATCCGGACCGCCCACGCCGGCTGCGGTTGTTCGCCGACGCGTACGGGTTGATCCCGCGTGACCGGCACCGGTTGATCCGGACGATCCGCAAGCGGATCGTGGACCACGTGGAGGGCATCCGCCGGATGGCCGCCGCCGGGGAGCCGGCCTTCGTCCGGATCGTGCACAAGGGGCACCTACGCCGGCCGATGCGGGACCTGCGCCTGCTCGACTACGAACGGCATGCCCTCGAGTACGCCCTGCGCTGA
- a CDS encoding CAP domain-containing protein has protein sequence MTRSVTWARNRPVEATGVHGWNDPLDPEASPRRPEPPTEDPAWLTERPAPRSAYLFGDEPDGSTDRWYDDQPTEQWQPDATHTARQEDTAWRAGQHHHAIEPESGYYEPTDRGWTQDGPGGPGAPVAGWAAPSDRPARHAAPESDHRGAGWDTRRYDAPAGPASGYPVGGDQGRHDRYDTTVEGRYGVAAGPGPYAGTGGPGPYAGTGDHGRYGMPEDRRGEADQPDEPAGTGDRGARRRLRRPLVMGGAAAAATLVVSIGVAALALPGDDKPTGTTAADIPAATAPALPDDPLDLPLDPTDSPSPSPSPSVSPSSASPSPSPSRTSSPTPAASRSTAPSRQNVDRQGSPNRASTPSATPSTGSTSEAAEVVRLVNAERAKEGCGALSIDDKLMTAAQRHSQDQADTRNMSHTGSDGSNPGDRIDRVGYTWRTYGENVAWNQRTPAAVMNAWMNSEGHRANILNCAFTEIGVGVASSNGPYWTQVFATPR, from the coding sequence GTGACACGTAGCGTCACCTGGGCCCGTAACCGACCCGTGGAGGCGACAGGCGTGCACGGCTGGAACGACCCGCTCGACCCGGAGGCCAGCCCTCGGCGACCGGAACCCCCGACCGAGGACCCGGCGTGGTTGACCGAGCGTCCCGCACCGAGGTCGGCCTACCTGTTCGGTGACGAACCGGATGGTTCGACCGACCGGTGGTACGACGATCAGCCGACCGAGCAGTGGCAGCCGGATGCGACGCACACCGCCCGGCAGGAGGACACCGCCTGGCGGGCCGGCCAGCACCACCACGCCATCGAGCCGGAGAGCGGGTACTACGAGCCGACCGACCGTGGCTGGACGCAGGACGGTCCCGGCGGGCCGGGTGCTCCCGTCGCCGGGTGGGCCGCACCTTCCGACCGCCCGGCCCGACACGCCGCGCCGGAGAGCGACCACCGCGGTGCCGGCTGGGACACCCGGCGGTACGACGCGCCGGCCGGGCCCGCGTCGGGCTACCCGGTCGGCGGGGACCAGGGCCGCCACGACCGGTACGACACGACCGTCGAGGGCCGGTACGGCGTCGCCGCCGGCCCTGGCCCGTACGCCGGCACCGGCGGCCCTGGCCCGTACGCCGGCACCGGCGACCACGGCCGGTACGGCATGCCGGAGGACCGGCGGGGCGAGGCCGACCAGCCGGACGAGCCGGCCGGCACCGGCGATCGCGGGGCACGGCGCCGGTTGCGACGCCCGCTGGTGATGGGCGGTGCCGCCGCGGCAGCCACCCTCGTGGTGAGCATCGGCGTCGCGGCGCTCGCGTTGCCCGGCGACGACAAGCCGACCGGCACCACCGCCGCCGACATTCCCGCCGCCACCGCGCCGGCCCTGCCGGACGATCCGCTGGACCTGCCGCTGGACCCGACCGACTCCCCGAGTCCGAGCCCGAGCCCGAGCGTCTCGCCGAGCAGCGCGTCACCGTCGCCGTCGCCGAGCCGGACCAGCAGCCCCACCCCGGCGGCGTCGCGCAGCACCGCACCCTCGCGGCAGAACGTCGACCGTCAGGGCAGCCCGAACCGCGCCAGCACGCCCAGCGCCACCCCCTCCACGGGCAGCACCTCGGAGGCGGCGGAGGTCGTACGGCTGGTCAACGCCGAGCGGGCCAAGGAGGGTTGCGGCGCGCTCAGCATCGACGACAAGCTGATGACCGCCGCCCAGCGGCACAGCCAGGACCAGGCCGACACCCGGAACATGTCGCACACCGGCAGCGACGGCAGCAACCCCGGGGACCGGATCGACCGGGTCGGCTACACCTGGCGTACCTACGGCGAGAACGTGGCGTGGAACCAGCGCACCCCGGCCGCGGTGATGAACGCCTGGATGAACAGCGAGGGTCACCGGGCGAACATCCTCAACTGCGCCTTCACCGAGATCGGCGTCGGGGTGGCCAGCAGCAACGGGCCGTACTGGACGCAGGTCTTCGCCACCCCGCGCTGA
- a CDS encoding alkaline phosphatase D family protein, with product MPTARLLIGPLLRRVVGTRATVWVETTAPAVVTVRTAGGATGTAATFSAYAHHYALVVVEGLTPDSATSYEVLIDDELAWPAPDSRFPPSVIRTRAADDRDQPVRLLFGSCRETTQHATTRKLPPDALDAYTRRVLADLDPAALPDLVMLLGDQVYADETSPTIKRLLRRRRRRPKGAPDDQVVSFDEYTKLYLESWSDPEIRWLFSTVPSVMIFDDHEIIDDWNTSASWRADVREQPWWAERIASGLASYWVYQHLGNLSPDEIAADPVFAKVRAAEDATEVLREFGKRVDTEADLAHDTARWHAVQYQWSYALDLGRTRLVMLDSRCSRVLMPGRRTMLPAAEWSWFVDQAHGSYDHLVVGTSLPWLLPPGIHHVEAWNEKLADSTRPWVAGLAEKLRRALDLEHWGAFRRSFEGLAELFARLGGGTPGGPDDRKGAGPAYPPPASISVLSGDVHHSYVARVRFAAPDVHTPVHQLTCSPIHNQVPAGMRPLMRLGWARGPAAATRALARSAGVRRSFIKWRKLAGPYFGNAVSTLTNAGRGSEVVIEGTTSDGALREVARQRLTP from the coding sequence ATGCCCACCGCCCGACTGCTCATCGGTCCGCTCCTCCGGCGGGTCGTCGGCACCCGGGCCACCGTGTGGGTCGAGACCACGGCACCGGCGGTGGTCACCGTCCGCACTGCCGGCGGCGCCACCGGCACGGCCGCCACCTTCTCCGCGTACGCCCACCACTACGCGCTGGTGGTCGTGGAGGGGCTCACCCCGGACAGCGCCACCAGCTACGAGGTGCTGATCGACGACGAGCTGGCCTGGCCTGCGCCCGACAGCCGCTTCCCGCCCAGCGTGATCCGTACCCGGGCCGCCGACGACCGGGACCAGCCGGTGCGGCTGCTCTTCGGATCCTGCCGGGAGACCACCCAGCACGCCACCACCCGTAAGCTCCCGCCGGACGCGCTCGACGCGTACACCCGGCGGGTGCTGGCCGACCTCGACCCGGCGGCCCTGCCCGATCTGGTGATGCTCCTCGGCGACCAGGTCTACGCCGACGAGACCTCGCCCACCATCAAGCGACTGCTGCGCCGGCGTCGGCGGCGGCCCAAGGGCGCCCCCGACGATCAGGTGGTCAGCTTCGACGAGTACACCAAGCTCTATCTGGAGTCGTGGAGCGACCCGGAGATCCGCTGGCTCTTCTCCACCGTGCCGAGCGTGATGATCTTCGACGATCACGAGATCATCGACGACTGGAACACCTCGGCGTCCTGGCGGGCGGACGTACGCGAGCAGCCCTGGTGGGCCGAACGGATCGCCAGCGGACTGGCCTCGTACTGGGTCTACCAGCACCTGGGCAACCTCTCCCCGGACGAGATCGCCGCCGACCCGGTCTTCGCCAAGGTGCGCGCGGCCGAGGACGCCACCGAGGTGCTGCGCGAGTTCGGCAAGCGGGTCGACACCGAGGCCGACCTGGCGCACGACACCGCACGCTGGCACGCCGTGCAGTACCAGTGGAGCTACGCGCTCGACCTGGGCCGGACCCGCCTGGTGATGCTGGACAGCCGGTGCAGCCGCGTGCTCATGCCCGGCCGACGGACGATGCTGCCGGCCGCCGAGTGGTCCTGGTTCGTCGACCAGGCCCACGGCAGCTACGACCACCTGGTCGTCGGCACCTCGCTGCCGTGGCTGCTGCCGCCCGGCATCCATCACGTCGAGGCGTGGAACGAGAAGCTTGCCGACTCGACCCGCCCGTGGGTCGCGGGCCTGGCCGAGAAGCTGCGCCGCGCGCTCGACCTGGAGCACTGGGGTGCGTTCCGGCGCTCCTTCGAGGGTCTCGCCGAACTGTTCGCCCGCCTCGGCGGTGGCACACCGGGCGGGCCCGACGACCGCAAGGGCGCCGGGCCGGCCTACCCGCCACCGGCGTCGATCAGCGTGCTCTCCGGCGACGTGCACCACTCGTACGTGGCCCGGGTCCGCTTCGCCGCCCCGGACGTACACACGCCCGTCCACCAGCTGACCTGCTCACCGATCCACAACCAGGTGCCGGCCGGGATGCGCCCGCTGATGCGACTCGGCTGGGCCCGCGGACCGGCTGCGGCGACCCGGGCGCTGGCCCGCTCGGCCGGGGTACGCCGTTCCTTCATCAAGTGGCGCAAGCTGGCCGGGCCGTACTTCGGCAACGCGGTGTCGACGCTGACCAACGCCGGCCGTGGGTCGGAAGTGGTGATCGAGGGCACCACCAGCGACGGTGCCCTGCGTGAGGTCGCCCGACAGCGGCTCACCCCGTGA
- a CDS encoding ammonium transporter has product MTPGLALFYGGMTRSKSVLNMMMMSFGAIGLVSLLWVFYGYSIAFGDTVGGITGDLSAAGLRGMLESGTEGGIPDLLFAGFQLMFAVITVALISGAIADRAKFGPWLLFAGLWATLVYFPVAHWVWGGGWIYELGVLDFAGGTAVHINAGAAALALALVLGKRIGWPKDKFKPHNLPMVLLGAGLLWFGWFGFNAGSAGAADGAAAVSLINTQVATAAAVLGWIVVEWLRDGKPTTLGAASGAVAGLVGITPACAFLEPLGAIALGLIAGAVCALAVGLKYKLKYDDSLDVVAVHMVGGIIGSLLIGFLAVEVLAGEGNAGLLYGGGIKLLGLQALGVVAVLAYSFVVAYIIGFAIEKTIGFRVSPEAEVEGIDTAEHAESAYEFSSTSGGGGGGAFAAAGIAPSAKPKSEPTEAVSEKVAG; this is encoded by the coding sequence ATGACGCCCGGCCTGGCGCTGTTCTACGGCGGCATGACGCGATCCAAGTCCGTGCTCAACATGATGATGATGAGCTTCGGGGCGATCGGCCTGGTCAGCCTGTTGTGGGTGTTCTACGGCTACAGCATCGCATTCGGCGACACCGTCGGCGGGATCACCGGTGATCTCTCCGCCGCCGGTCTTCGTGGCATGTTGGAGAGCGGCACCGAGGGCGGGATTCCCGACCTTCTCTTCGCCGGGTTCCAGTTGATGTTCGCGGTGATCACCGTCGCCCTGATCAGCGGTGCGATTGCCGACCGGGCCAAGTTCGGCCCCTGGCTGCTCTTCGCCGGCCTGTGGGCCACCCTGGTCTACTTCCCCGTCGCGCACTGGGTGTGGGGCGGCGGCTGGATCTACGAGCTGGGGGTGCTCGACTTCGCCGGTGGCACCGCGGTGCACATCAACGCCGGTGCGGCGGCCCTGGCCCTGGCGCTGGTGCTCGGCAAGCGGATCGGCTGGCCCAAGGACAAGTTCAAGCCGCACAACCTGCCGATGGTGCTGCTCGGCGCGGGTCTGCTCTGGTTCGGCTGGTTCGGCTTCAACGCCGGCTCGGCGGGCGCCGCCGACGGCGCCGCTGCCGTCTCGCTGATCAACACCCAGGTCGCCACCGCCGCCGCGGTGCTCGGCTGGATCGTGGTGGAGTGGCTCCGCGACGGCAAGCCGACCACGCTCGGCGCGGCCTCCGGCGCGGTCGCCGGTCTGGTCGGCATCACCCCCGCCTGCGCGTTCCTGGAGCCGCTGGGCGCGATCGCCCTCGGCCTCATCGCCGGTGCGGTCTGCGCGCTCGCCGTGGGCCTGAAGTACAAGCTCAAGTACGACGACTCGCTCGACGTGGTGGCCGTGCACATGGTCGGCGGCATCATCGGCTCGCTGCTCATCGGCTTCCTGGCCGTCGAGGTGCTGGCCGGTGAGGGCAACGCCGGTCTGCTCTACGGCGGCGGCATCAAGCTGCTCGGCCTGCAGGCGCTGGGAGTGGTCGCGGTGCTGGCGTACTCGTTTGTGGTCGCCTACATCATCGGCTTCGCGATCGAGAAGACCATCGGCTTCCGGGTCAGCCCTGAGGCCGAGGTCGAGGGCATCGACACCGCCGAGCACGCGGAGAGCGCGTACGAGTTCAGCTCCACCAGTGGTGGTGGTGGCGGTGGCGCGTTCGCCGCCGCGGGTATCGCTCCGTCGGCCAAGCCGAAGAGTGAGCCCACCGAAGCGGTAAGCGAAAAGGTCGCCGGCTAA
- the ftsY gene encoding signal recognition particle-docking protein FtsY: MMDYLLVALALLGVLILAGIGLVVPRLRRRPEPPLPRTEVDTRAEEDLAGPPVTAPGSDLSTGVLVEPPVIEAPAPTVEVPEPTAGRLVRLRSRLSRSQNAFGKGLLGLLSRDRLDEDVWEEIEDSLITADVGVEATREIVDRLRERTRVLGTRSVAELRTLLATELVNALDPALDRSLHTTPKEGVPAVLLVVGVNGAGKTTTCGKIARVLIADGRTVLLGAADTFRAAAADQLETWAGRVGAETVRGPEGADPASVAFDAVRRGIDTGVDTVLVDTAGRLQNKIGLMDELGKVKRVVEKHGPIDETLLVLDATTGQNGLEQARVFTEVVNVTGVVLTKLDGTAKGGIVIAVQRKLGIPVKLVGLGEGPDDLAPFDPAQFVDALLGTESSGPTA; encoded by the coding sequence ATGATGGATTACCTCCTCGTCGCACTCGCCCTGCTCGGCGTGCTGATCCTCGCCGGCATCGGGCTGGTCGTGCCGCGGCTGCGCCGACGGCCGGAGCCGCCGCTGCCGCGTACGGAGGTCGACACCCGCGCCGAGGAGGACCTGGCCGGGCCGCCGGTGACCGCCCCGGGGTCCGATCTGTCCACCGGCGTCCTGGTCGAGCCGCCGGTCATCGAAGCGCCGGCCCCGACCGTCGAGGTGCCCGAGCCGACCGCCGGACGGCTGGTCCGGCTGCGCTCACGGCTGTCGCGCTCGCAGAACGCCTTCGGCAAGGGCCTGCTCGGCCTGCTCAGCCGCGACCGGCTGGACGAGGACGTCTGGGAGGAGATCGAGGACAGCCTGATCACCGCCGACGTGGGCGTCGAGGCCACCCGGGAGATCGTCGACCGGCTGCGGGAGCGGACCCGGGTGCTGGGCACCCGGTCGGTCGCCGAGCTGCGTACCCTGCTCGCCACCGAGTTGGTCAACGCGCTCGACCCGGCGCTGGACCGCTCCCTGCACACCACGCCGAAGGAGGGCGTGCCGGCGGTGCTGCTCGTCGTCGGCGTCAACGGCGCGGGCAAGACCACCACCTGCGGCAAGATCGCCCGGGTGCTCATCGCCGACGGGCGTACCGTGCTGCTCGGCGCGGCCGACACGTTCCGGGCCGCCGCCGCCGACCAGCTGGAGACCTGGGCCGGTCGGGTCGGCGCGGAGACCGTGCGCGGCCCGGAGGGGGCCGACCCGGCCAGCGTCGCCTTCGACGCGGTCCGGCGGGGCATCGACACCGGCGTGGACACCGTGCTCGTGGACACCGCCGGCCGCCTGCAGAACAAGATCGGCCTGATGGACGAGCTGGGCAAGGTCAAGCGGGTGGTGGAGAAGCACGGCCCGATCGACGAGACACTGCTGGTGCTCGACGCCACCACCGGCCAGAACGGCCTGGAGCAGGCCCGCGTCTTCACCGAGGTGGTCAACGTCACCGGCGTCGTGCTGACCAAGCTCGACGGCACCGCCAAGGGCGGCATCGTGATCGCGGTGCAGCGCAAGCTCGGCATCCCGGTCAAGCTGGTCGGGCTCGGCGAGGGCCCGGACGACCTGGCCCCGTTCGACCCCGCGCAGTTCGTCGACGCGTTGCTGGGTACCGAATCCTCCGGTCCGACCGCGTAA
- a CDS encoding HAD family hydrolase has translation MARERATALLVDFDGVLRRFDPAVAAGVEREYGLSEGVLGEIAMQWEQLQPVLTGRVTHAEWVSSVAGALADSAGGPQRARAAVEQWQRYRGEVDPAVLDFVREVRGRGIRVGLGTNATDLLDADLETLGLTGELDVVVNSSVVGVHKPAREYFQAACEALETAPGRVLFVGDEDRAVSGARVAGLSAHRWSGPGDLRYLRAALAA, from the coding sequence GTGGCTCGGGAACGCGCGACGGCGCTCCTGGTGGATTTCGACGGCGTACTGCGGCGCTTCGATCCGGCGGTGGCCGCCGGGGTGGAGCGCGAGTACGGCCTCTCCGAGGGGGTGCTCGGCGAGATCGCCATGCAGTGGGAGCAGCTGCAACCGGTGCTGACCGGCCGGGTCACGCACGCCGAGTGGGTGTCGAGCGTGGCCGGCGCGCTGGCCGACTCGGCGGGCGGCCCACAGCGGGCCCGGGCCGCCGTCGAGCAGTGGCAGCGCTACCGGGGTGAGGTCGACCCCGCGGTGCTCGACTTCGTCCGCGAGGTACGCGGCCGGGGTATCCGGGTCGGGCTGGGCACCAACGCCACCGATCTGCTCGACGCTGACCTGGAGACGCTGGGGTTGACCGGCGAGCTGGACGTGGTGGTCAACTCCTCGGTGGTCGGGGTGCACAAGCCGGCTCGGGAGTACTTCCAGGCCGCGTGCGAGGCCCTGGAGACCGCGCCGGGCCGGGTGCTCTTCGTCGGCGACGAGGACCGGGCCGTCAGCGGCGCCCGGGTGGCGGGCCTGTCGGCGCACCGCTGGAGCGGCCCGGGGGACCTGCGGTACCTGCGGGCGGCGTTGGCGGCCTGA